A genomic window from Thunnus maccoyii chromosome 2, fThuMac1.1, whole genome shotgun sequence includes:
- the odad3 gene encoding coiled-coil domain-containing protein 151 yields MPFSTDTMKPPLHDQITEMQRKIQLLEGDRTAYYESSQSTIKKNRESIRQLRQENKRLYRKVAEANAGDEHIIKVAFHNRGLEKDAYRNMSGKAAITTLDQRVLSKMKRLNALKHATQTYQHRLDELRMEYQRRKPEGSSGAQSADARARKREEDAMKLRALENNLEKTQFKCKEAENIMTNYLKLKSHLQEESLTFQGQLDSLEAEILKHREEHHNLQVMNSEAQLSKEAAKAELQQQEELLYKERKDRERIIASYRKKVEERKAQAEKVDRRAQRSTMQPDELSSEAQRSTTRMAGEEEKTISTFEEAFQRIKEATGVTNIQEIVERFISQKETHQHLERLKEENEKILLQLKEQKGLLYQQFQDMKYSGEAKLSSDQQMLEDCEQQLQAEQQRCDAAKERLDWLVKTLSTVRAGEEHLADKLQHITLSEHTVAEVSPDSDEFVVELMTQCELKLQLLQEELQGKDHTAIMKEMEEEEFFVRIEGKLPAYNTRVKLPEDQRLDLFDNEDESEEDEADIISREALKRQSQLIIDSKSKKKPWKKKKGKF; encoded by the exons ATGCCGTTCAGTACCGACACAATGAAACCTCCGCTGCATGACCAAATCACAGAAATGCAGCGGAAAATTCAACTATTGG AGGGCGACAGAACTGCATACTATGAGAGCTCTCAGTCCACCATCAAGAAGAACAGAGAGTCCATCAGACAGCTGAGGCAGGAGAACAAGAGGCTGTACAGGAAAGTGGCAGAGGCTAATGCT GGTGATGAACATATCATCAAAGTGGCCTTTCACAACAGAGGCTTGGAGAAGGATGCCTACCGCAATATGTCAGGGAAG GCGGCCATCACAACACTGGACCAGCGGGTGCTGTCCAAGATGAAGCGTCTCAATGCCCTAAAACACGCCACCCAGACCTACCAGCACCGCCTGGACGAGTTGAGGATGGAGTACCAGAGAAGGAAACCAGAAGGCAGCAGTGGAGCACAGTCTGCTGATGCACGTGCTcggaaaagagaggaagatgcCATG AAATTGCGGGCACTGGAGAACAATCTGGAGAAGACCCAGTTTAAATGCAAGGAAGCTGAAAACATCATGACAAACTATCTAAAACTCAAAAGTCACCTGCAG GAGGAGAGTCTGACTTTCCAGGGCCAGTTGGACAGTCTGGAAGCAGAAATCCTGAAGCACAGAGAGGAACATCACAACCTACAGGTCATGAACAGCGAAGCCCAGCTCTCTAAAGAAGCTGCTAAG GCTGAgttacagcagcaggaggaacTGCTCTACAAGGAGCGCAAAGACAGAGAGCGTATTATAGCAAGCTACAGGAAGAAGGTTGAGGAGCGTAAGGCCCAGGCTGAGAAAGTCGACAGGAGG GCTCAGAGATCAACCATGCAGCCGGATGAGCTGAGCAGTGAGGCCCAGCGCAGCACCACCAGAATGGCAGGTGAAGAGGAGAAAACCATCTCCACCTTTGAGGAGGCCTTCCAGCGAATCAAGGAGGCCACTGGAGTCACAAATATACAG GAGATAGTGGAGCGTTTTATCTCACAGAAGGAGACACACCAACATCTGGAGAGGCTGAAAGAAGAGAATGAAAAGATCttgctgcagctgaaggagcAGAAGGGGCTCTTATACCAACAGTTCCAGGACATGAAATACTCTGGGGAGGCTAAACTCTCCAG CGACCAGCAGATGCTGGAGGACTGTGAGCAGCAACTGCAGGCTGAACAACAGAGGTGTGATGCAGCCAAAGAGCGCCTGGATTGGCTTGTTAAAACCCTCAGTACTGTCCGAGCCGGAGAGGAGCACCTTGCAGACAAACTTCAGCACATCACACTG AGTGAGCACACAGTGGCTGAAGTGTCTCCAGACTCCGATGAGTTTGTGGTGGAGCTGATGACCCAGTGTGAGCTGAAGCTGCAGTTACTGCAAGAGGAGCTTCAGGGAAAAGATCACACTGCGATTATgaaggagatggaggaagaggag TTCTTTGTCCGGATTGAGGGGAAACTGCCAGCTTACAACACGCGTGTCAAGCTGCCTGAGGACCAAAGACTGGACCTCTTTGACAACG AGGACGAGAGTGAAGAGGACGAAGCTGACATCATCTCACGGGAGGCACTGAAGCGTCAGTCTCAGCTGATCATCGACTCCAAGTCCAAGAAAAAGCcctggaagaagaagaagggcaAGTTCTGA